One Nitrospira sp. DNA window includes the following coding sequences:
- a CDS encoding N-acetylglutamate kinase yields MNKLIKKADVLIEALPYIRTFKGKTVVIKYGGHAMTDASLKARFAQNVVLLKYVGLNPVIVHGGGPQIDQMLDRLGMEAKFRHGVRVTDAATMEIVEMVLAGRINMEIVDLLNRHGGQAVGLSGKDGGLMLTKPLTAKAWAESIEKDIDAGETDADFGFVGDVKSIDPTLLLKLQEDNYIPVIAPIGTDREGNTYNINADLVAGAIAAALKAEKLVMLTDVKGIRDANGRHLSTVSRKDVQRMVKRGTISEGMLPKVHACLDALADGVGKAHIIDGRVPHAILLEIFTHKGIGTEIVA; encoded by the coding sequence ATGAACAAACTGATCAAGAAAGCCGACGTGCTCATCGAGGCCTTGCCGTACATCCGCACTTTCAAGGGCAAGACCGTCGTGATCAAATACGGGGGGCATGCGATGACCGATGCCTCGCTCAAGGCGCGGTTCGCGCAGAACGTCGTCCTGTTGAAATACGTCGGGTTGAATCCGGTCATCGTGCACGGCGGCGGTCCTCAAATCGACCAGATGTTGGATCGGTTGGGCATGGAGGCGAAATTTCGCCATGGGGTGCGGGTGACTGATGCCGCCACGATGGAGATCGTGGAGATGGTGCTGGCCGGCCGGATCAATATGGAAATCGTCGATCTCCTGAACCGGCACGGCGGACAGGCGGTCGGGCTCAGCGGCAAGGACGGCGGGTTGATGTTGACCAAGCCCTTGACGGCGAAGGCCTGGGCGGAGAGCATCGAAAAGGATATCGATGCCGGCGAAACCGATGCCGATTTCGGTTTCGTCGGTGACGTGAAGTCGATCGATCCCACGCTCCTCTTGAAACTCCAGGAAGACAACTACATTCCGGTCATCGCGCCGATCGGGACCGATCGAGAGGGCAATACGTACAATATCAACGCCGACCTGGTGGCCGGAGCCATCGCCGCGGCGCTGAAGGCGGAAAAACTCGTGATGTTGACCGATGTGAAGGGCATCCGCGACGCCAATGGGCGACACCTCTCGACGGTCTCCCGCAAGGACGTGCAGCGCATGGTCAAGCGCGGCACCATCAGCGAGGGAATGCTGCCGAAGGTCCATGCTTGTCTGGATGCGCTGGCCGACGGCGTGGGTAAGGCGCACATCATCGATGGCCGGGTGCCCCACGCCATTCTGTTGGAAATCTTTACCCACAAGGGCATCGGGACCGAGATCGTTGCATAA